ACACTAGTACTTAACATAAATATATAAAATTATCCAAAAAACCGCAAAAATACACGGTTATACACTCTCCACAAGGAAAACGAGAAAACGTTAAAGATTTAAACCACCCCTTCCCCAGTTAATATCTCGAGGTAGCGGGGGTAGCCAAGCCTGGCCTAAGGCGCAGCGCTGAGGTGGGCTATCCCATGGACAGCCCTCAGAACCGCTGTGGGGTAGCCCTTCGTGGGTTCGAATCCCACCCCCCGCATCAACATAAAGAACCCACCGCTATTAGCTCCTCAACGAACAACTTTGATCGCTAGTATATAAACAAAAAATTCTACGGGAGAAGACGCATATTTCACAGCCTTTTCAGACGTAGCCTCATACGACCTAGTCATAGGCTCTCTAGGTGAAGGGATGAGCCTAGGGTTTCCAGATATCATAGGTTGGTGACGAAGCGATAGGAGGCTAGTAGTCGAGGTACTTCATTATCTCCCACGGCGTCACGTATAGGCAGTACTGGTTCCAGTCGTTTGTCTTATACTCTATGAACGCGTCGAAGAGGTGATCTCCCAGGGTTCGACGTATGAGCTCGTCGCTCTCCATCTCCTCTAAGGCGTCCTTCAAGGTAGTAGGCAACTCCTTTATACCGAGCGCACGCCGTCTCTCAGGAGTCAGCTCGTAGACGTTCTCATCCACAGGGTCGCCAGGGTCTATCTTCCTCCTAACCCCGTCCAGCCCAGCCATGAGGATGCATGAAAACGCTAGATACGGGTTACAAGATGGGTCGGCTGCCCTGAATTCAACCCTCTTCACCGAGGCGAACTCTGGACCTTTGAAGTATACCGGGATCCTAACTAGAGCCGACCTGTTACGGCGGGACCACATCACGTAGATCGGTGCCTCAAACCCCGGGACCAGCCTCTTATACGAGTTGACGGTCGGGCAGCATATGGCCGTTAAGGCCCTTGCATGCTCTAAAAGCCCGCCTATGAAGTATCTGGCGGTTTGACTGATCTCGGCGTATTCGTCGTCCTCGTCGTACATGACGTTCCTCCCGTCTCTCCAGAGAGAGACGTGGATGTGCATGCCGCTGGCGTTGTCGAGGTAAACGGGTTTAGGCATGAAAGTCGCAAGCATCCCATGCCTCTTGGCGACGTTCTTAGCCACGAACTTATAGTATATAGTCCTATCGGCTGTTTTAACCAATTCGCCGTATTGGAAGTCTATCTCAAGCTGACCGGCTGTCGCAACCTCGTGGTGATGCATCTCGACCCTAAACCCGAAGTAGTCTTCGAGTATGGAAGCAACCTCGTTACGATACTCCAACGTCGTATCCTCAGGTGGGGGTCTGAAGTAGGCCTCCTTAGGTCTCAAGAAGTATCCCCCAGGCTTTATCTCCGGGGACTCGGGTAGAACCCTTGGCGGACCCCATGAGTCGCCTCTGCCCCCGTTCGGGCTGACCCAAGGGTCCCAGACTAGCTTGGTCGGGTCTATGGATGAAAAGACGAAGTATTCGAGCTCTGGGCCGAAGCACCCGGTGTATCCCATCGCCTCGGCCTCTTTCACAGCCCTCTTCGCGACATAGCCTCTCGGACAAACCTCAGAAGGCCCGGTGCTACCGTAGGCTTCATAGATGTCTCCGATCACTATCGCGCTTCTCTGAGCGTCGTCCTGTGTCCAAGGGATTATAGCCAGGGTCTCCGGGTCTGGCTTAAGCACCATATCCGACTCATCTATAGGCTTGAACCCCCTTACAGAGGAGCCGTCGAACCCTATTCCATGGGTGAACGCGCCTCCTTCGACATACGCCCTAGCTGGGACCACCACGTCCTGCATCAAACCTCTTATGTCGACAAATGTCGAGTGTACCCATCTCACCCGGTTCTTCTTAAGAAGCTCTATGGCTTTCTTTACCGCTTCTTCTTTCATAGCTTTTCTCTAACAAACATAGTAATATTTATATTTTTTATTTACAAATGTTCAGTTCAACAGGGATCTAGATGGACAATCGTATAGATGAGAAGGACCTGAAGATCCTGAGGGAGCTCCTCACCGATGCCAGGCTCTCCTATAGGGAGATCGCTAGGCGTGTCAACCTTTCGGTAGCCACGGTTAAGGCTAGGGTAGAGAAGCTTCAAAGACTCGGTGTGATAAAGGGCTACACGGTGATTCTGGACCCCGATAAGCTCGGCTACGACGTCTCCGCCGTAGTAGAGATCATGATATCGAAAGGTAGGCTTAGAGAGGTGGAGGAGCAGCTCGCCAAAAACCCGCATGTCTATGCGGTTTACGACGTGACCGGAACTTGCGACGCCATGATTCTTGCGAGGTTCAGGAACCGAGGCGAGCTGAGTAAGTTTGTCAAATCTATGCTTGCTATGGACTATGTAGAACGTACGATAACGCATTTAATCCTTAGAGTGGTGAAAGAAGACCCTAGGGTATACATTTAGACGACTTCGTAGGTTTAGGTGAGTTCACTCTTCGACCTGACTTCTTGGATTATGACCGCCGCTATGGAGGACAGGGTTATGGTCATGACGAGGACTTTAGATAAGTCCAGTTGTTGGTTTAGGATGAAATATGCGAGTATCGACGCGCCTATGGGCTCGGCTAAAGCTATCGAAGTGGCTACGCTCGTCTTCACGTATCTTAGCATGTAGTTAACCAGCGTATGTCCTCCGACCATCGGTATCAAAGCCAGCAATATGAAACATAGATACGCTTGAAGAGGATAGTTTATCAGTTCTTCCCCTGAGACCAGGGCATAAACGAGGAGAAAGACTGAGGCGCTTGTATACGCGGGTAGGGTGTAACCGGTTAAGCTTGCCCCTCTACGGATAGACCTACCTAGGCTGAAATAGCATGCGGCGGCTATGGCGCCTCCAAAGGATAGTAGGACACCGTAGCTGTTATAGGCCCCTAAAACCCATGGCTGCATGAACAGGAAAACCCCTATAAAACCAGCGACAAGCCCTACTATCTGAAGCGGATACAGGTTTTCTTTAAAAACTATGCGGTCTATCAGCACCGAAAGTAGAGGATAGGTGACCACGACCGTCGTGCTTACGGCCACGGGAACTAGAAAAAGAGACTCCATCCAGAGTAGAAAATGTATGGCTAGAAATAATCCTGCTAATATAGAGTATGCGGTAGCACGGTTTAGGGCTGAAAATCCCCTAACCCCGCCGCGGAGAAGACGAGCAGACCATAACATTAAACTGGCTAGGAAAACCCTCCAGAAGGCGCAGGAAACGGCCGTCGCGTTGGATAGCACTACCAATATGGAGGCTGAGGAGAAGCTGAGAAATACGATTACCCATGCAATATACATCGTCGCATACCGATTTAGCCAAGGAGCCTTCTTAGTTAAAGTGTTTAAGAGATTCATCGTAAGCCTTCCTACGATAATCTCTTCCTACCGAGATGAGTTTAAAGTTTAACCATTCGGGTCATATTCTTCTCGGCAGGCTTCTCTCATGAAGCTTTATCGAGGCCACTATGAAGAACAACATGTAGCCGGTGAGTATTAGAAGCTCTACTTGCACCGGTAGAAACGTGGCTTCCCCGTAGACCGAGTATCGGAAAACTTCGGTCGTGTAGGTTAAAGGCGAAAGTAACGCCACGTATTTAAGCGGCTCAGGCATCTGGTTTAAGGGTAGGAATATTCCGCTTATGAATGCCATGGGGAATTTAAGCAGGGTCGATATCATCATGACGTCAGCAGGTATATCTGTCGGAGGTGAAGATAGTAGAAGCCCGAAGAAGGAGAAGCATAGGGATGAAACCAGTAGGTTAAGAACCATCAGTAGTGGGTTGAATATCTGAAGACCCACCAGTAGTCCGAACGACGTGGCTATGAGCGTTATAGCCGATCCGAACGCCGCCGAGGCCAACGCATCGCCTGTGATTATGATGGCCATGCTAACGGGGGCTGAGATAAGCCTCTCCAGCGTATGCGAACGTGTCTCCCATGGCGCTATTACGGGCCCCACGGCGGTCGCCGTGAAGAATAGGCTCATCGCGATTATGCTCGAGAAGGCTTCCTCAGGCTCTAAGCTTCTACCTAGGGCGTAGGCCAGATAGAGGGACAGCGGGATCAGAAGCCCAAATATCATAACCGGTCCTTTGAGGTAGTAGATGCGTATATCCTTCTTCGCTATAGCCCATATACGCTCTAGGGTTTTAAACACTCCCTCCTCACCTCTTTAAAATTTCTAGGAAAACGTCTTCTAGACTGGGTTGAACAACGTTTAGGCTGAGGATCCTCAAATTCCGTTCCTGCGTGTAGTCGACTATACGACGTATAGCCTCATCTACGTCTTCGACCTGAACCCTGTATCTCCCCCCTTCTAAAACGGCTACGTCGCATCCCAAAGCCTCAGAGAAACCGCTTGGGTCGACCGTTTCTTCGAAACGAGTTTCTATCGTATGTAGGCGGCTGACCGTATTCTTCAGTTCCTCTACGCCGCTAACCGCCGCTATTTTCCCATGGTTTATGACAGCGACCCTATGGCATAGCTGCTCAGCCTCCCACATGTTATGCGTGGTCAAGAAGATCGTAACCTGCTCCTCCCTATTCATCCTACGGAGCATGTCCCTTATCTCACGGGCGCTCTGCACATCTAAGCCTGTCGTCGGTTCGTCGAGGAAAAGGAGCTCAGGCTCGTGGATCAACGCCATACATACGAGAAGCCTCTGACGCAAACCCTTAGACAACCGTTTAGCCTTCTCGTCCTTACGCTTAAGAAGACCCATAGCATCTAATAGCGATTTAGCCCTAGAAGCCCTAACGTCTTTGGGGACGCCGTAGAGTTCTGCCATAAGCATCATGTTCTGCCACACCGTCAAGTCTATGTACACGTTTGAAGCCTCAGGGACTATGCCTATACGCTCCCTAACTTTTATCGGGTTTTCCCATACGTCGAGCCCTAGGACAACGGCTTTACCCTTGTCTGGCGGTAGGATCCCTGTCAGCATACGCAAGGTCGTGGTTTTCCCCGCACCGTTAGGCCCTAGAAAGCCGAAGATCTCTCCAGAGCCCACTTTGAAGGTTACACCGTCTACCGCCACCAGGTTTCCAAACCGCTTATACAAATCGATGGCTTCTATGGCGATCATAGCATCTGAATCGATTTAAATGGAGGGTACTTCGACTTAGACTTTTCGGCTCGTTTAAGCCGTAACCTTATCTAACGGGTCGGTATTATCGTCTTCCCGGTGTTTTATGTACGCTAAGAGGCTGTACTTAGCGTCTGAGTCTGAGAGAAGGATCCAGATCCTCAGACGGCTTGGGGTCGAATTCACGGTGCTTAAGCCGAAGACAACGGAGATTCATCGAGGCGAACCTAGGTCTATAGCGGTCTCCAACGCATTATCTAAGGCTAGAAGCGTCATAGACGCCATCGACCAAGGACTCATCATAGCAGCCGATACCGTCGTCGTCATCGATGGGACGGTTTTAGGTAAACCTGGGGATGAGGAGGATGCTAAACGTATGCTTAGGATGCTCAGCGGTAGGTGGCATACCGTTCTAACCGGTCTAGCGGTCCTAACGGCTCCAGAGCGTCTTGAATTCACCTCGTTCGAGGAGACCCGTGTCAAGTTTAAGAAGCTATCCGATAGAGAGGTGGAGTTTTACGTGGCCACAGGTGAGCCCTTCGGAAAAGCGGGGGGATATGCGATCCAAGGCTACGCAAGCCTCTTCATAGATAGGCTTGAGGGGTGTTACTTCAACGTAGTAGGGCTACCTGTAAGAAGGCTTTATGGACTTCTTAGAAAGGCTGGAGTAGACTTGCTAGACTACGTATCCGTATGTTTCCGAGGGTCAAGCTTAAATCGATGCTACTGAACGATAATATACGATATCTATATGTCTAGGCTTCTCGTCCTAACGCATTCGGCGGGTTTCAGACACAACTATCTGACGACAGCCGTGGAGGTTTTAACCAGGATGGGTGAAAGGTCTGGGTTGTTCGATGTCTATGCAACCGAGGACTGTTCGGAGGTTACCTGTGACCTACTGGAGACGTGCTCGGCGGTTTTATTCATGACCTCTGGCGAGCTCCCCATGTCTGAGAGGCAGAGGGAGGCGTTGATAAAATTCGTCAGAGACGGAGGGGGATTTGTAGGCGTACACAACGCTACAGATACTTTCTACAAGTATCCGGAGTATGGTAGGATGATAGGTGGATACTTTAACGGGCATCCGTGGACTCAGGAGGTGTACGTCATAGTCGAGGATAATACCCACCCATCGACTAGGCATCTACCTCAGAGATTCAAGGTTCTTGAAGAGGTCTACACGTTTAAAGACTGGATACGCGACAGGACACATGTTCTCATAAGCCTCGATAACAGCTCCGTGGACCTGAGTAAGGGTAATCGGGAGGATAACGACTACGCGCTTGCATGGTGTCACAGCTACGGCAGTGGAAGAGTGTTCTACACGGCATTCGGGCATTTCATAAAGCTATGGAGAGAAGAGTGGTTTCAGAAACATCTCTTAGGTGGAATACTCTGGGTCATGAGAAGGGAGGAGTAGCAGCCGTTAACCGATGTGCGATACAGGCGCTAAGACGACTTCATCCCCATCCCTAAGCCGAGTATCCAATCCTTCGAGCACACTTATGTCCCTACGGTTTACTAGGATCAGTAGATTCCACCTTAGACCACCATCTTCGTCGAATATAGCCTTCCTGAAGCGTCTCTTACGTCCAGCCAGCTTCTCTAGTAGGTCTCTCAACCTCGGGCTTTCATCGAACCGTAGGGCTGCTTCGCCTGAACCATAGAGACGCGCAAGGAAGCCTAAGAGCTTGACATGTATCTCCACCGTTTTCATCTCTAGAGTCATTCCGCCTAAGTTTGATTGTAAAAGAGCTATTTAGAGGTTTACCGTTGAAAACAGGAGTTTTCCTTAAAAGGGAAAGCGGGTCGGGGGAGGTCCACGTCTTCATCCTGCGCCGTCGGAGCAGGTCAGTGTCCTCATCCCCAGACGTATATGGATGTGAAAGGGACGATTTAAACGTTCATCCCGTTCGTATGCTTCGAGTATTTTCCTGACGAGCTTCTCGGCTACGGATATATGCTCCCCAGTCATCCTTATGAGGGATTCTCTCGGGATCGAGGGAGCACCGTCTATGAGCTCCCTTATGAACCTCTCCATAGACGTGAGCGTCCGTATCAATGGGTCGTCTGCCTCGACCCTGCCTTCCAATACCGCTATGATGCTGTTATATACTTGTGTGGGCTCCCCTAACGCGTAAAGAACGGCTGTTTGAGCCTTTCTGAGAGCTGTAGAGCATAGATTTATGCAGGTATTTCGGTTTTTGACAAGCTTCGAACATTCATAGTCAGCGTTGGCCTCTCTCAGATATCTAAAACACCAGTTCAATCTATAATCGTCTATGAAAGGGTTCGGCTTCAACTTAGGATCTCACCTGACTCTGGTAACCGCTAGGATCTGAACCTCTCCGACCCCTTCGACGCTCCTTAGAGCCTCTTCGACCTTATCCATCATGCCCTCGACATCTTCAGGCATGGAGATCCCTATTATGAGGGCCTTAAGGCCGAAGGCTATAGGCTCTTCACCGCTACCCTCGACTCTAGATCCCTCGGGTAGAGATGTCTCTATACGGTTCCTAAGTTCCCCGAGGTCGACCTCTATGCTTTCAGGAAAGACCCTGAACC
This DNA window, taken from Candidatus Bathyarchaeota archaeon, encodes the following:
- a CDS encoding Lrp/AsnC family transcriptional regulator — its product is MDNRIDEKDLKILRELLTDARLSYREIARRVNLSVATVKARVEKLQRLGVIKGYTVILDPDKLGYDVSAVVEIMISKGRLREVEEQLAKNPHVYAVYDVTGTCDAMILARFRNRGELSKFVKSMLAMDYVERTITHLILRVVKEDPRVYI
- a CDS encoding EamA family transporter, whose protein sequence is MNLLNTLTKKAPWLNRYATMYIAWVIVFLSFSSASILVVLSNATAVSCAFWRVFLASLMLWSARLLRGGVRGFSALNRATAYSILAGLFLAIHFLLWMESLFLVPVAVSTTVVVTYPLLSVLIDRIVFKENLYPLQIVGLVAGFIGVFLFMQPWVLGAYNSYGVLLSFGGAIAAACYFSLGRSIRRGASLTGYTLPAYTSASVFLLVYALVSGEELINYPLQAYLCFILLALIPMVGGHTLVNYMLRYVKTSVATSIALAEPIGASILAYFILNQQLDLSKVLVMTITLSSIAAVIIQEVRSKSELT
- a CDS encoding elongation factor 1-beta; this encodes MARIVARFRVFPESIEVDLGELRNRIETSLPEGSRVEGSGEEPIAFGLKALIIGISMPEDVEGMMDKVEEALRSVEGVGEVQILAVTRVR
- a CDS encoding ThuA domain-containing protein; translation: MSRLLVLTHSAGFRHNYLTTAVEVLTRMGERSGLFDVYATEDCSEVTCDLLETCSAVLFMTSGELPMSERQREALIKFVRDGGGFVGVHNATDTFYKYPEYGRMIGGYFNGHPWTQEVYVIVEDNTHPSTRHLPQRFKVLEEVYTFKDWIRDRTHVLISLDNSSVDLSKGNREDNDYALAWCHSYGSGRVFYTAFGHFIKLWREEWFQKHLLGGILWVMRREE
- the maf gene encoding septum formation protein Maf, encoding MYAKRLYLASESERRIQILRRLGVEFTVLKPKTTEIHRGEPRSIAVSNALSKARSVIDAIDQGLIIAADTVVVIDGTVLGKPGDEEDAKRMLRMLSGRWHTVLTGLAVLTAPERLEFTSFEETRVKFKKLSDREVEFYVATGEPFGKAGGYAIQGYASLFIDRLEGCYFNVVGLPVRRLYGLLRKAGVDLLDYVSVCFRGSSLNRCY
- a CDS encoding ABC transporter permease, translating into MFKTLERIWAIAKKDIRIYYLKGPVMIFGLLIPLSLYLAYALGRSLEPEEAFSSIIAMSLFFTATAVGPVIAPWETRSHTLERLISAPVSMAIIITGDALASAAFGSAITLIATSFGLLVGLQIFNPLLMVLNLLVSSLCFSFFGLLLSSPPTDIPADVMMISTLLKFPMAFISGIFLPLNQMPEPLKYVALLSPLTYTTEVFRYSVYGEATFLPVQVELLILTGYMLFFIVASIKLHERSLPRRI
- a CDS encoding ATP-binding cassette domain-containing protein, with protein sequence MIAIEAIDLYKRFGNLVAVDGVTFKVGSGEIFGFLGPNGAGKTTTLRMLTGILPPDKGKAVVLGLDVWENPIKVRERIGIVPEASNVYIDLTVWQNMMLMAELYGVPKDVRASRAKSLLDAMGLLKRKDEKAKRLSKGLRQRLLVCMALIHEPELLFLDEPTTGLDVQSAREIRDMLRRMNREEQVTIFLTTHNMWEAEQLCHRVAVINHGKIAAVSGVEELKNTVSRLHTIETRFEETVDPSGFSEALGCDVAVLEGGRYRVQVEDVDEAIRRIVDYTQERNLRILSLNVVQPSLEDVFLEILKR
- a CDS encoding MoaD/ThiS family protein; translated protein: MKTVEIHVKLLGFLARLYGSGEAALRFDESPRLRDLLEKLAGRKRRFRKAIFDEDGGLRWNLLILVNRRDISVLEGLDTRLRDGDEVVLAPVSHIG
- the glnA gene encoding type I glutamate--ammonia ligase, producing MKEEAVKKAIELLKKNRVRWVHSTFVDIRGLMQDVVVPARAYVEGGAFTHGIGFDGSSVRGFKPIDESDMVLKPDPETLAIIPWTQDDAQRSAIVIGDIYEAYGSTGPSEVCPRGYVAKRAVKEAEAMGYTGCFGPELEYFVFSSIDPTKLVWDPWVSPNGGRGDSWGPPRVLPESPEIKPGGYFLRPKEAYFRPPPEDTTLEYRNEVASILEDYFGFRVEMHHHEVATAGQLEIDFQYGELVKTADRTIYYKFVAKNVAKRHGMLATFMPKPVYLDNASGMHIHVSLWRDGRNVMYDEDDEYAEISQTARYFIGGLLEHARALTAICCPTVNSYKRLVPGFEAPIYVMWSRRNRSALVRIPVYFKGPEFASVKRVEFRAADPSCNPYLAFSCILMAGLDGVRRKIDPGDPVDENVYELTPERRRALGIKELPTTLKDALEEMESDELIRRTLGDHLFDAFIEYKTNDWNQYCLYVTPWEIMKYLDY